The nucleotide window AAGTTCGACGAATGATCTTTCCCGTTGCGTGCCGGACGCTGACAGCGTCTCGGTAAACAAAGACTTGATCTGCTCGTGCTGACCGATCAGAAAATCGACCACATCGTTGGCCGACTGGATGGCACTGTGGGCCATGATGTCCTCCTGAATCCGCCGGTGGCGGCACCGGGCTGTTGGCGGGGTTGTTCGGGCTGTTGGCGGGGCTGTTGGGGCGCGCCAACCACCGGGCTACCCGCTCCGGAGGTGGCCAAAACTCCGGGGTGGCCAAAGCTCCGGGGGTGGCCGAAACGGGACGGTGACCGTGTTTGGCGGATCTGACGGCTGGGTAACCGCGGACAAAACCGTTGCAGCAAAGCTTCGCCGGGCTTGACCTAGAACACGACTCCCAAGGAGTGATGGTGGCGAACAGATCAGTTGACCCAGTCGATCATGACCGCACAACACGGCGGCATGCCGGGGAATCCATGACCAAGGGCAGCAACAGTGTTGGCATGGCAGGTGTTGCCGTCGGCGTAGTGCTCCTCGTGCTGAGCCTTTTCGGTTTAGCTACTGGACATTTGGTTGGCGGCGGCATTGCCGCCCTTTTGGCGGCGGCGGCCATCGGCGCCGGATTGGCCTGGCTGATTCGCGTTCATCGGAAAGTCCGCAATGCGGAACTGGAATGGCACGCCTTGCATTCCGACGAACCAGCGCCGCCACCGAGTAGCTGACGATTGTTGGCGGCCGACTTCGTGGTTGACGCAGAAAGCCGTCAACCACCTGTGCCCGCGCTGCTCGCCGACGATGGCCTGGAGTCACTCTTGCCGGCCAGGGCGGAAAGAGACTCGCGGCGTTCACACATTCCCTCTTCGATGAGCCGCAGAGCTTCAGGAACCGAATCGACGATAATTAGGCCGTGGTCGGCGAAGATCTCCAGCAACCGGCGCAAGGCCGAGCCGACGACTACACCGCACGGCAACTGAGCTTGCCGATGTTCATCGTGGATGACAAGCAGCTCTCGAAACCCGGCAATGCCGAGAAATTCCAGCGGGCTCAGATCAAGAATCAAGGGACTGGGGATTTGGGAAATCCGGCGCACTGCCAGCGCCACCAGGTTGGCGTTTGCCGCGTCGATCGCGCCGTCGACGCGAACCACCGTGGCCAGGCTGCGGGCGTGAGCGAACAACCGCGCCCCGGCACAATCGACCGCATTGCACGGATGCGGAAGGGTGGCTCCTTCGACTGCAGACAAGTTTTCCGAGGCACTCATATCATTGCGCCCATTCAAGTCGTGCGGTGAGCAAGACGCGGCAAAGGTGTCCAGGCGTCGCTCAATGGACCATCAGCTGTGGATTCAACCTGCGAAAAGTCTAACGCGACTTGGGTGCGGTGTCGGGCCTTCGGCAAAGCCCGGCCCAAACACTTCGTTTGTCGACCTTGGCGGCCGATTGCCTCAGCGTACGACCGTCACTGCGGGCCGGCCGACCTAGTCTCGGCGACGGCTTGGAGCACCACGGCGCTGCGGGCATCGACGGCAAACGCCGCCTGCGCGCGAAGCTCGTCCGGTGCTCGCTTGGTTCCGGTGTCTACGACGGTGCGCCATGCGGCACCGAAGTCCGCCGGCGGTAGCCTGAATTCGATCGGCTCGTGGTGGGCGTTGAAGCACAAGATAAATGAATCGTCGACCACCCGCTGACCCCGAACATCCAGATCGGGGATGCCGTCGCCGTTCAGAAACACCGCTACGGACTTTGCGAAGCTGGCACCCCAATCCTCCTCGGCCATCTCGGATCCATCGGCCGCGAACCAGGCAATATCGGGCAGCCCACCGGCGCCGCGCCGGCCCACCGGTTTGCCGCTGAAGAAACGGCGACGGCGAAACACCGGGTGGTTGGCCCGAAGTGCTGCCACCTCGCGAGTGAATTTCAGCAGACCCGCATCGGCATCGGTCCAACTAACCCACGTGAGCGAGTTGTCCTGGCAGTAGCCGTTGTTGTTTCCGTGCTGGGTACGACCGAGCTCATCTCCGTGCGAAATCATCGGAACACCCTGCGACAGAAGCAATGTCGCGATGAAGTTACGCTGCTGTCGGGCGCGCAGATCGTTGATCTCGGGGTCTTCGGTGGGTCCCTCCGCGCCGCAGTTCCAGGACCGGTTGTGGCCCTCGCCGTCGTTGTTGTCTTCACCGTTGGCCTCGTTGTGCTTGTCGTTGTAGGACACCAAATCACGCAAGGTGAAGCCGTCGTGGGCGGTGACGAAGTTGATCGACGCCACCGGCCTTCTCGCGGTGTGCTCGTAGAGGTCGGAGGACCCAGACAATCGGTAGGCGAACTCGTCGAGCGTGGCCGGCTCGCCACGCCAGAAGTCCCGAACAGTGTCGCGGAACTTTCCGTTCCACTCCGTCCAATTTGGCGGGAAATTGCCGACTTGGTAACCGCCAGGCCCGACGTCCCAGGGTTCAGCGATAAGTTTGACCTGACTGACCGTGGGATCTTGTTGCACGAGTTCAAAAAACGTCGCCAGGCGGTCTACCTCGTAGAATTCCCGAGCCAAGGTTGCGGCCAGGTCGAACCGGAATCCATCCACATGCATCTCGGTCACCCAATACCGCAACGAATCCATGATCAACTGCAGCGAGTGTGGATGCCCGACATTGAGGCTGTTGCCGGTGCCGGTGTGGTCCAAGTAGTAGCGCATGTCTTCGTCAACCAACCGGTAGTAGGCGGTGTTGTCGATTCCCCGCATGGATAGCGTGGGACCCATATGGTTGCCCTCGGCGGTGTGGTTGTAGACCACATCGAGGATGACCTCGATATCGGCCTCGTGCAGAGCGCGAACCATCGCCTTGAATTCCTGCACCGGACCTCCGGGCGAAGCGTTGCTGGAGTATTTCGGATCGGGCGCAAAAAACGAAATCGTGTTGTATCCCCAGTAATTCGTTAGGCCTCTGTCGACCAAGATCGAGTCATTGGCAAAGTGGTGGATGGGCATCAATTCGATCGCTGTGATGCCGATGTCCTTGAGGTGCTCAATGATGGCCGGATGCGCCACGGCGGCGTAGGTGCCACGCAACTGTTCGGGGACATCGGGATGAGTTTGCGTCAGCCCTTTGACGTGCGCTTCGTAGATGACGGTGTCGGCATACGGGCGCTTCGGCGGACGGTCGTTGCCCCAGTCGAAGTACGGATTGATCACCACAGACTTCGGCATGTAGGGCGCTGAGTCGTCGTCGTTGCGGCTCTCCGGATCACCAAAAGTGTAGCCGAACAGCGCCTGGTTCCACTCGAAGATGCCGGCTATGGCTTTCGAATACGGGTCCAGCAGAAGTTTGTTCGGATTGCAGCGGTGTCCGGATCGGGGTTGATAGGGACCATGAATGCGATAGCCATAGCGCTGCCCGGGTTCGATGGCCGGAACGAAGCCGTGCCAGACGAAACCGTCCACCTCCGGCAGGGCGATCCGGGCTTCGGCACCGTCAGCGTCGAACAGGCACAACTCAACGCGTTCTGCGACCTCGCTGAAGAGGGCGAAATTGGTACCTACGCCGTCGTACGTCGCGCCCAGCGGGTAGGCCCGACCCGGCCAAACCTCACCGGTATAGCTGGCAGCGCGGTGGGCGGCGACGGTCATGGCGGTCTTGATACCCGATCGACACAGCGCTCAAACCGCCCGGGCGCTCCCGGCGGACAACAGGTTTCGCTGCCGGCGTGCGAGCCGGCCAACCGCTGCCGACCGGCCAGAACCGGCCGGAACTTCCCCGATAACCGTC belongs to Mycobacterium basiliense and includes:
- a CDS encoding STAS domain-containing protein, encoding MSASENLSAVEGATLPHPCNAVDCAGARLFAHARSLATVVRVDGAIDAANANLVALAVRRISQIPSPLILDLSPLEFLGIAGFRELLVIHDEHRQAQLPCGVVVGSALRRLLEIFADHGLIIVDSVPEALRLIEEGMCERRESLSALAGKSDSRPSSASSAGTGG
- the glgX gene encoding glycogen debranching protein GlgX, encoding MTVAAHRAASYTGEVWPGRAYPLGATYDGVGTNFALFSEVAERVELCLFDADGAEARIALPEVDGFVWHGFVPAIEPGQRYGYRIHGPYQPRSGHRCNPNKLLLDPYSKAIAGIFEWNQALFGYTFGDPESRNDDDSAPYMPKSVVINPYFDWGNDRPPKRPYADTVIYEAHVKGLTQTHPDVPEQLRGTYAAVAHPAIIEHLKDIGITAIELMPIHHFANDSILVDRGLTNYWGYNTISFFAPDPKYSSNASPGGPVQEFKAMVRALHEADIEVILDVVYNHTAEGNHMGPTLSMRGIDNTAYYRLVDEDMRYYLDHTGTGNSLNVGHPHSLQLIMDSLRYWVTEMHVDGFRFDLAATLAREFYEVDRLATFFELVQQDPTVSQVKLIAEPWDVGPGGYQVGNFPPNWTEWNGKFRDTVRDFWRGEPATLDEFAYRLSGSSDLYEHTARRPVASINFVTAHDGFTLRDLVSYNDKHNEANGEDNNDGEGHNRSWNCGAEGPTEDPEINDLRARQQRNFIATLLLSQGVPMISHGDELGRTQHGNNNGYCQDNSLTWVSWTDADAGLLKFTREVAALRANHPVFRRRRFFSGKPVGRRGAGGLPDIAWFAADGSEMAEEDWGASFAKSVAVFLNGDGIPDLDVRGQRVVDDSFILCFNAHHEPIEFRLPPADFGAAWRTVVDTGTKRAPDELRAQAAFAVDARSAVVLQAVAETRSAGPQ